A single genomic interval of Bos indicus isolate NIAB-ARS_2022 breed Sahiwal x Tharparkar chromosome 5, NIAB-ARS_B.indTharparkar_mat_pri_1.0, whole genome shotgun sequence harbors:
- the KERA gene encoding keratocan encodes MASTICFILWVLFVTDTVWTRSVRQVYEASDPEDWTMHDFDCPRECFCPPSFPTALYCENRGLKEIPAIPSRIWYLYLENNLIETIPEKPFENATQLRWINLNKNKITNYGIEKGALSQLKKLLFLFLEDNELEEVPSPLPRSLEQLQLARNKVSRIPQGTFSNLENLTLLDLQHNKLLDNAFQRDTFKGLKNLMQLNMAKNALRNMPPRLPANTMQLFLDNNSIEGIPENYFNVIPKVAFLRLNHNKLSDAGLPSSGFNVSSILDLQLSHNQLTKVPKISAHLQHLHLDHNKIRNVNVSVICPSTPTTLPVEDSFSYGPHLRYLRLDGNEIKPPIPMDLMTCFRLLQAVII; translated from the exons ATGGCATCCACAATCTGCTTCATCCTCTGGGTGTTGTTCGTAACAGATACGGTGTGGACTCGAAGTGTGAGACAGGTTTATGAGGCAAGTGATCCAGAGGACTGGACAATGCATGATTTCGATTGCCCCAGGGAATGTTTCTGTCCCCCCAGTTTCCCTACTGCTTTGTACTGTGAAAACCGAGGTCTCAAAGAAATCCCTGCTATACCATCAAGGATCTGGTACCTTTATCTTGAAAACAACCTGATAGAAACCATTCCTGAGAAGCCATTCGAGAATGCCACCCAGCTGAGATGGATAAAcctaaacaagaacaaaataaCCAACTATGGAATTGAAAAGGGAGCCCTGAGCCAACTGAAGAAGctgcttttcttgtttctggaAGATAATGAGCTAGAGGAGGTACCTTCTCCATTGCCAAGAAGCTTAGAACAATTACAATTAGCTAGAAACAAGGTGTCCAGAATTCCTCAAGGGACTTTCAGCAATCTGGAGAACCTGACCCTTCTTGACCTGCAGCACAATAAGCTACTAGACAATGCCTTTCAGAGAGACACCTTTAAGGGACTCAAGAACCTCATGCAGCTAAACATGGCTAAGAATGCCCTGAGGAATATGCCGCCAAGATTACCAGCCAATACAATGCAGCTGTTTTTAGACAACAATTCCATTGAAGGAAtaccagaaaattattttaatgtgatTCCTAAAGTGGCCTTCCTGAGACTCAACCACAACAAATTATCTGATGCTGGCCTTCCTTCTAGTGGTTTTAATGTATCATCAATTCTAGATCTTCAACTGTCTCACAATCAACTCACAAAGGTCCCCAAAATCAGTGCTCATCTGCAGCACCTTCATCTCGATCACAACAAAATTAGAA ATGTGAATGTTTCTGTAATATGTCCTTCAACTCCTACCACACTGCCTGTGGAAGATTCCTTCAGTTATGGACCTCATCTTCGCTACCTCCGTCTGGATGGAAATGAAATCAAACCACCAATCCCTATGGATTTAATGACCTGCTTCAGGCTCCTTCAGGCTGTCATTATTTAA